A single Nicotiana tabacum cultivar K326 chromosome 5, ASM71507v2, whole genome shotgun sequence DNA region contains:
- the LOC142180919 gene encoding uncharacterized protein LOC142180919 has protein sequence MSNLSKLEFVALDISGKNYLSWVLDAEIHLAAKGLDNTITQVKDPLELWTGLKERYDHLKATVLPRARYEWMHLRLQDFKTVSEYNSAVFRIISQLKLCGKVMNDEDLREKTLTTFHASNIVLQQQYRERGFKKYSKLISCLLVAEQHNTLLLKNHEARPTGSAPLSEANMAARRDKSGKR, from the exons ATGTCAAATTTGTCAAAGCTTGagtttgtggcacttgacatttcTGGAAAGAATTACCTATCATGGGTTCTCGATGCTGAGATTCACTTAGCCGCTAAAGGCCTTGATAACACCATTACTCAGG tgaaagatccacttgaattatggactGGCCTGAAGGAAAGATATGATCACCTTAAGGCTACGGTATTGCCAAGGGCTCGATATGAGTGGATGCACTTACGATTGCAAGAttttaaaaccgtaagtgagtataactCTGCTGTATTTCGAAtaatttcccaattgaaattatgtgggaAAGTTATGAATGATGAGGATTTGCGGGAAAAAACTCTTACAACTTTTCATGCCTCAAATATAGTATTACAACAGCAATACCGTGAAAGGGGTTTTAAAAAGTATTCTAAATTGATCTCATGCCTTCTGGTGGCTGAGCAACATAACACCCTTTTactgaaaaatcatgaagctcgtCCCACAGGGTCAGCTCCGCTTTCTGAAGCAAATATGGCAGCTAGACGTGATAAGTCTGGAAAAAGATAG